One Burkholderia sp. PAMC 26561 genomic window carries:
- the aroA gene encoding 3-phosphoshikimate 1-carboxyvinyltransferase: MEHLDLGPFSRASGTVRLPGSKSISNRVLLLAALAEGETVITNLLDSDDTRVMLAALAKLGIDVKNDGERCVVKGTGGGFPVKSAEFFLGNAGTAVRPLTAALALNGGEYRVHGVPRMHERPIGDLVDGLRQIGASIDYEANAGFPPLQIHAAGIAIDKPIKVRGDVSSQFLTALLISLPLAQSQRGPIVIEVEGELISKPYIEITIKLMERFGLSVERDGWSRFTLPAGGRYQSPGAIAVEGDASSASYFLAAGALGGGPLRVEGVGRASIQGDVNFADALIRMGANVMLGDDWIEVRGVESDDGRLMPIDMDFNLIPDAAMTIAVAALFANGTTTLRNIASWRVKETDRIAAMATELRKVGATVEEGADYLVVTPPAQLTPNAAIDTYDDHRMAMCFSLVSLGGVPVRINDPKCVAKTFPDYFEQFAKLAKA; this comes from the coding sequence CGGTCCGGCTGCCCGGATCGAAGAGCATTTCTAATCGCGTTTTGCTGCTCGCCGCGTTGGCCGAGGGCGAAACGGTGATCACCAATCTGCTCGATTCCGACGATACCCGTGTGATGCTCGCCGCGCTCGCGAAGCTCGGCATCGACGTGAAGAATGACGGCGAGCGTTGCGTCGTGAAGGGGACGGGCGGCGGCTTTCCGGTGAAGTCGGCAGAGTTTTTCCTTGGCAACGCCGGCACCGCGGTGCGTCCGTTGACGGCCGCGCTGGCGTTGAACGGCGGCGAGTACCGCGTGCATGGCGTGCCGCGCATGCATGAACGGCCGATCGGCGATCTCGTCGACGGCCTGCGCCAGATCGGCGCGTCGATCGACTACGAAGCCAACGCCGGTTTCCCGCCGCTGCAGATCCACGCTGCCGGCATTGCCATCGACAAACCGATCAAGGTTCGCGGCGATGTCTCCAGCCAGTTCCTGACCGCGTTGCTGATAAGCCTGCCGCTCGCGCAAAGCCAACGCGGCCCGATCGTGATCGAAGTGGAAGGCGAACTGATTTCGAAGCCGTATATCGAGATCACGATCAAGCTGATGGAGCGTTTCGGCCTGAGCGTCGAGCGCGACGGCTGGTCGCGCTTCACGTTGCCGGCGGGCGGGCGTTACCAGTCGCCAGGCGCGATCGCGGTGGAAGGCGATGCATCGTCGGCGTCGTATTTTCTCGCGGCCGGTGCGCTCGGCGGTGGGCCGCTGCGCGTGGAAGGCGTGGGCCGCGCGAGCATCCAGGGCGACGTGAATTTTGCCGACGCGCTGATCCGCATGGGTGCGAACGTGATGCTTGGCGACGACTGGATCGAAGTACGCGGCGTGGAATCGGACGACGGCAGGCTGATGCCCATCGACATGGATTTCAACCTGATCCCCGACGCGGCCATGACCATTGCAGTTGCCGCGTTGTTCGCCAACGGCACGACCACGCTGCGCAATATCGCGAGCTGGCGCGTGAAGGAAACCGACCGCATCGCCGCGATGGCCACCGAACTGCGCAAGGTCGGCGCAACGGTCGAGGAGGGCGCGGACTACCTCGTGGTCACGCCGCCGGCGCAACTGACGCCAAACGCGGCTATCGACACCTACGACGACCATCGGATGGCCATGTGTTTTTCGCTCGTGAGCCTGGGCGGCGTGCCGGTGCGCATCAACGACCCGAAGTGCGTGGCGAAGACCTTCCCCGACTATTTCGAGCAATTTGCCAAGCTGGCGAAGGCGTGA